The following nucleotide sequence is from Cryptosporangium aurantiacum.
GACGCGTATCGTGCGCCGTTATGGCAGCGCCTGCGGGCCCGAGCGTGTCGGCGCTGGCCGTCCGTCTCCGGGAGCGACATCTCACGACCCTCACGGCGGAGGTGTCTCAGCAGGTCCTCGCCGCGTTACCCGACCTGCCCGGCTCCGAGGTCGTCACCGTCGCCGAGATGCGTGAGGCGTGCGCGGTGAGCATCGAGCAGATGCTCTGCGAGCTGAGCGGTGAGGGCCAGCGGATCTCGCTGACCGATACCGGCCGCCGCCGCGCGCAGCAGCGTGTGCCGGTGGAGTGGCTACTGCACAACTTCCGGCTGTGCGCGCGCACGATCTGGCACGGGCTGGTCAGGGAGGCCGGCTGCTCCGGCGACGGCGGCGCCCACCGGCTGCTGGAGGAGGCGGCCGTCGTCTGGGACGCGCTCGACCGGGTGTCGACGGTCGTGACCAAGGCCTACCGCGTCGAGCGGAACCGTCTGCGACGCACCGCGCAGCGCCGCCGTGAACAGGTGCTCTCCGCGCTGCTGGAACGGGCGCCCACCGCGCAGGGCGCCGAGGAGGAGGCCGCCGACGTGCTGGGGATCCCGCCGCGCGGGCCGCGCGTCGTCGTCGTGTCGTCGGTCGGCTCCGGCCATCCGACGACCGCCCTG
It contains:
- a CDS encoding PucR family transcriptional regulator, whose amino-acid sequence is MAAPAGPSVSALAVRLRERHLTTLTAEVSQQVLAALPDLPGSEVVTVAEMREACAVSIEQMLCELSGEGQRISLTDTGRRRAQQRVPVEWLLHNFRLCARTIWHGLVREAGCSGDGGAHRLLEEAAVVWDALDRVSTVVTKAYRVERNRLRRTAQRRREQVLSALLERAPTAQGAEEEAADVLGIPPRGPRVVVVSSVGSGHPTTALRSAGYTSAWVTQGPRDVGLIAWGAADDLPELAAILGNCLPGSVTVSPLIHGFEDVATAYRLTALALRTLPSGYQGITQVTDRLPHTMIAAVPEVSDVLVRHTLGGLLTVRAGELEVYLATLEALVDADGSFAAAARKLYCHRNTVLKRAHRIEALTGRRLTSTRALLELYLAVLAVRMDATGRFATSGPIS